The following are encoded together in the Microvirgula aerodenitrificans DSM 15089 genome:
- a CDS encoding DUF927 domain-containing protein, with translation MSANDLQTLKDAATLPPDLLKPRFDVTRDGVFYVGTKTDRDSGEVVELPPLWLCDRLEIVGSGIDDGGDAYRLVKWISRMDKEPRLIAMANACIGERDCWAQLRAGGLAHSPRRAALEHLALYLQREGATALHHVTERGGWRNGAYILPSGEVIGEARPPVFYHGDTSSAAAYQPRGTAEGWRDSVAKLARGNTRPMLAIGAALAAPLLHLVELESGGIHLFGPSGCGKTTSAKAGASIWGEPRGQVLNWDSTALALANAAAARNDGLMLLDEMGQGDPRAVSMAAYRLFNGTGKMQGAKDGGNREQARWRVLVLSTGEIDLSAFMSSGGHRTHAGQEVRLASLPADAGKGLGVFDTLNGYASSGDLAEALEQAATAQHGTVGRAFTAHVAGQPDTITRRLRLAIEDVRATLPAEASGQVRRVAARFAVIAEALELATDAGLTGWETGESRAAVIGCLCDWLDRYGIGNREEVQILEQMEGWFALHARGRFINWDSASGDSEPMMKDCAGYFRRSADGLQWLVHPHVFVNEIAAGFDRSVAADVATKAGMLKRGSDGKATSMHRTPDHSGGRRFYNFTATTRQHGEGAD, from the coding sequence ATGAGCGCGAATGACCTGCAAACCCTCAAGGACGCGGCAACCCTGCCGCCTGATCTGCTTAAACCGCGCTTTGACGTGACCCGTGACGGTGTGTTCTACGTCGGCACCAAGACCGACCGCGACAGCGGCGAGGTGGTGGAACTGCCTCCGCTGTGGCTGTGCGACCGTCTGGAGATTGTCGGCAGCGGCATCGACGACGGCGGCGACGCTTACCGTCTGGTGAAGTGGATCAGCCGCATGGACAAAGAGCCGCGCCTCATTGCCATGGCAAATGCCTGCATCGGAGAGCGGGATTGCTGGGCGCAGTTGCGCGCGGGCGGGCTGGCACATTCGCCGCGCCGCGCCGCACTAGAACATTTGGCGCTGTACCTGCAACGGGAAGGGGCGACCGCGCTGCACCACGTTACTGAGCGCGGCGGCTGGCGCAATGGCGCGTACATTCTGCCGTCCGGGGAGGTAATCGGAGAGGCCCGTCCGCCCGTGTTCTATCACGGCGATACCAGTAGCGCCGCAGCCTACCAGCCGCGCGGCACGGCCGAGGGCTGGCGGGACAGCGTGGCGAAGCTGGCGCGGGGTAATACCCGGCCCATGCTGGCCATCGGCGCGGCGCTGGCTGCTCCGTTGCTGCATCTGGTTGAGCTGGAATCGGGAGGCATTCACCTGTTCGGCCCGTCCGGCTGCGGCAAGACCACCAGCGCCAAGGCCGGTGCGAGCATATGGGGAGAGCCGCGCGGCCAGGTATTGAACTGGGACAGTACCGCGCTGGCACTAGCCAATGCTGCTGCCGCGCGCAATGACGGCCTGATGCTGCTGGACGAGATGGGCCAGGGCGATCCGCGCGCCGTCAGTATGGCGGCTTACCGGCTGTTCAACGGCACCGGCAAGATGCAAGGGGCCAAGGACGGCGGCAACCGTGAGCAAGCCCGCTGGCGTGTGCTGGTGCTGTCCACTGGGGAAATCGACCTGTCCGCTTTCATGAGCAGCGGCGGCCACCGCACCCATGCCGGGCAGGAAGTGCGGCTGGCCAGCCTGCCGGCCGACGCCGGCAAGGGGCTGGGGGTGTTCGATACGCTCAATGGCTACGCCAGTTCGGGCGATCTGGCCGAAGCGCTGGAACAGGCCGCCACGGCCCAGCACGGCACCGTTGGACGCGCCTTTACTGCCCATGTCGCCGGCCAGCCCGACACCATCACCCGCCGTCTGCGCCTCGCCATCGAGGACGTGCGCGCAACGCTGCCCGCTGAAGCGAGCGGACAGGTTCGCCGAGTGGCCGCCCGCTTTGCCGTGATTGCCGAGGCGCTGGAACTGGCAACCGACGCCGGCCTGACTGGCTGGGAGACTGGCGAGAGCCGCGCCGCCGTGATCGGCTGCCTGTGCGACTGGCTTGACCGCTACGGGATCGGCAACCGCGAAGAGGTGCAGATCCTCGAGCAGATGGAGGGCTGGTTTGCCCTGCACGCCCGGGGCCGCTTCATCAACTGGGACAGCGCCAGCGGCGATAGCGAACCGATGATGAAGGACTGCGCCGGCTACTTCCGCCGGAGCGCGGACGGGCTGCAATGGCTGGTGCATCCCCATGTGTTCGTTAACGAGATCGCCGCCGGGTTTGACCGCTCGGTGGCGGCGGACGTGGCGACCAAGGCCGGGATGCTGAAGCGCGGCAGCGATGGGAAGGCGACTTCCATGCACCGGACGCCAGACCATAGCGGAGGACGCCGGTTCTACAACTTCACCGCCACCACGCGCCAGCACGGGGAGGGGGCGGATTGA